The Streptomyces sp. NBC_00459 DNA segment CGCCGTCGGCGTAGCACGAGGCCTCCGAGCTCACCGAGGAGGTGCCGACGGTGATCGTGGAGATCGGCGTCGGCTTGTCGCAGGCGGACAGGACGAGCAGTCCGGCACCAACGGCGCCGACGGCGGCAACAGCGCGGCGACGGCGCGCAGTGGAAGCGGAACGCAACGAGGTCATGGCCGAAGGCTATCGGGCACCCGCGGCACGGTTGTCACGTGGGTACGGCGTGCCGGGCACCGGTAGGTGCCGCTCCGGCCCCGCCGAGCGGTGTCAGGCGACCCGGGGGTGGGCCCGGCCTCCGTGGCGGGCCGAGCCGACCAGGCCCTTGACCGTGGTCAGCCAGCCCGTGGCGACGATCGCGGCGGCCACCCCGAGGCCCAGCTCGCCCACCAGCGGCAGCGCGATTCCGATCGCGCCGCCGAGCACCCAGGCCATCTGGAGCAGCGTCTCCGAGCGGGCGAACGCGGAGGAGCGGACGTGCTCGGGGACGTCCCGCTGGATCAGCGCGTCCAGGGACAGTTTGGCGAGGGCCTGGCAGAACCCGGCGACCGCGGCCAGACAGGCGACCAGGGCGGCGCCGAAGAAGATCGCGGCGACGATCGCCGCGCCGAGGACCACGGCGACCACCGTCACGACGATCAGCTCCGGCGCGCGCTGCTTCACGGCCGCCCCGACCGCCGTACCGAGCGCGTTGCCCACGCCCGCCGCCACGGCGACCATGCCCAGCGACCACGCGGCGCTCTCCCCGGTCAGCGGATGCTCACGGAGCAGAAAGGCGAGGAAGAAGATCAGGAAGCCCGACAGACAGCGCAGGGCGGCGTTGGCGGCCAGGGCGTGGGTGACGGCCGTACCGACCGTGCGCAGACCCGGGCGGCGCAGGGTCTCGCGACGGTGCGGGCCGTGCAGATGCTCCGGGTCGGCGGCCAGCAGGGCGATGTCCTCGCCCTTCGCGGAGTCCACCTTGTGGGGGAGCGTGAAGGACAGGAACGTACCCACGATGAAGATCACGAAGGCGCCGTAGAGCGGCCAGCGCGGGCCGAGGGCCTGGAGCCCGGCTCCGATGGGTGCGGCCACACCGGTGGCGAGCAGCCCGCTCAGTGTGACCCGCGAATTGGCCTTCACCAGCGAGAAGCCGGGTGGCAGGAGGCGGGGTACGACGGCGCTGCGGACCACGCCGTACGCCTTCGAGGCGACCAGGACGCCCAGCGCGGCCGGGTACAGCTCGATGCTCCCGGTGGCGACCGCGCCGGCCAGCAGCAGGGCGAGGAGCGCGCGGGCGAGCATCGCGCCGGCCATCGCGGCGCGGCGGCCGTGCGGGAGGCGGTCGAGGAGGGGGCCGATCACGGGGGCGAGGAGGGTGAAGGGCGCCATGGTGATGCCGAGATAGATGGCCACGCGCCCGCGTGCCTCGTCGGTGGGGACGGAGAAGAACACGGTGGAGGCGAGCGCGATGGTGATCATGACGTCGCCGGCGCCGTTCACCGCGTGCAGTTCGATGAGCTTGCCGAGCCCGGACTCCCCGGCCCCGTGCGCGTGGGTGGCCTTGCGGAT contains these protein-coding regions:
- a CDS encoding MFS transporter, yielding MATERSSHDATGTGGAEGSNRSGTGTKNSRRGVRDRMNGSVRAVGRALHFPVTGTARGIRKATHAHGAGESGLGKLIELHAVNGAGDVMITIALASTVFFSVPTDEARGRVAIYLGITMAPFTLLAPVIGPLLDRLPHGRRAAMAGAMLARALLALLLAGAVATGSIELYPAALGVLVASKAYGVVRSAVVPRLLPPGFSLVKANSRVTLSGLLATGVAAPIGAGLQALGPRWPLYGAFVIFIVGTFLSFTLPHKVDSAKGEDIALLAADPEHLHGPHRRETLRRPGLRTVGTAVTHALAANAALRCLSGFLIFFLAFLLREHPLTGESAAWSLGMVAVAAGVGNALGTAVGAAVKQRAPELIVVTVVAVVLGAAIVAAIFFGAALVACLAAVAGFCQALAKLSLDALIQRDVPEHVRSSAFARSETLLQMAWVLGGAIGIALPLVGELGLGVAAAIVATGWLTTVKGLVGSARHGGRAHPRVA